One window of Entelurus aequoreus isolate RoL-2023_Sb linkage group LG06, RoL_Eaeq_v1.1, whole genome shotgun sequence genomic DNA carries:
- the LOC133651705 gene encoding AN1-type zinc finger protein 2A-like isoform X1, with product MEFPDLGEHCSEKTCKRLDFLPMKCDACEEIFCKDHITYEHHKCTSSYKKDVQVPVCPLCNTPIPTKRGEMPDIKVGEHIDRDCKSDPAQRKRKIFTNRCSKGGCKQKEMMRVTCGQCHLNYCLKHRHPLDHDCKTDGKPLSQSGHAALMRAQCSSSVSSGASRSVSNGIGSSSRGHNSNSTSRAIPTSVSAQNVAQPQASFQAGMTEEQALQRAVEMSLAESRQDTPPALSPQEQEDLALAQALAASEEEYRRQQQRQQGRESKQSNCSLS from the exons ATGGAGTTTCCAGATCTGGGAGAACACTGCTCCGAGAAGACCTGCAAGCGTTTAG ACTTCCTTCCTATGAAATGTGATGCCTGTGAGGAGATATTCTGCAAGGACCACATCACCTACGAGCACCACAAATGTACCTCGTCCTAcaaaaag GATGTACAAGTTCCAGTATGTCCTCTGTGCAACACCCCGATTCCCACCAAGAGAGGAGAGATGCCCGATATCAAAGTCGGGGAACACATCGATCGGGATTGCAAATCGGACCCTGCACAAAGaaaaagaaag ATATTCACCAACAGGTGTTCCAAAGGCGGCTGCAAGCAGAAGGAAATGATGAGAGTCACGTGTGGCCAATGTCATTTAAACTACTGTCTTAAGCACAGACACCCTCTTGACCATGATTGTAAGACTGATGGCAAACCTCTGTCCCAGTCCGG ACACGCTGCTTTAATGAGGGCCCAGTGTTCTTCCTCTGTCTCTTCGGGAGCTTCAAGATCAGTTTCTAATGGAATCGGTTCCAGTAGCAGAGGCCACAATAGCAA CAGCACCAGCCGAGCCATCCCCACTTCGGTATCGGCGCAGAACGTGGCGCAGCCGCAGGCCTCGTTTCAGGCGGGGATG ACGGAGGAGCAGGCCTTACAAAGAGCTGTAGAGATGTCCCTGGCGGAGTCCAGACAAGACACTCCGCCAGCCCTCAG ccCGCAGGAGCAGGAGGACCTGGCGTTGGCTCAGGCCCTGGCCGCCAGTGAAGAAGAATACAGACGCCAGCAGCAGAGACAACAG GGCAGAGAGTCAAAACAGTCCAACTGCAGCCTTTCTTAA
- the LOC133651705 gene encoding AN1-type zinc finger protein 2A-like isoform X2, whose translation MEFPDLGEHCSEKTCKRLDFLPMKCDACEEIFCKDHITYEHHKCTSSYKKDVQVPVCPLCNTPIPTKRGEMPDIKVGEHIDRDCKSDPAQRKRKIFTNRCSKGGCKQKEMMRVTCGQCHLNYCLKHRHPLDHDCKTDGKPLSQSGHAALMRAQCSSSVSSGASRSVSNGIGSSSRGHNSNTSRAIPTSVSAQNVAQPQASFQAGMTEEQALQRAVEMSLAESRQDTPPALSPQEQEDLALAQALAASEEEYRRQQQRQQGRESKQSNCSLS comes from the exons ATGGAGTTTCCAGATCTGGGAGAACACTGCTCCGAGAAGACCTGCAAGCGTTTAG ACTTCCTTCCTATGAAATGTGATGCCTGTGAGGAGATATTCTGCAAGGACCACATCACCTACGAGCACCACAAATGTACCTCGTCCTAcaaaaag GATGTACAAGTTCCAGTATGTCCTCTGTGCAACACCCCGATTCCCACCAAGAGAGGAGAGATGCCCGATATCAAAGTCGGGGAACACATCGATCGGGATTGCAAATCGGACCCTGCACAAAGaaaaagaaag ATATTCACCAACAGGTGTTCCAAAGGCGGCTGCAAGCAGAAGGAAATGATGAGAGTCACGTGTGGCCAATGTCATTTAAACTACTGTCTTAAGCACAGACACCCTCTTGACCATGATTGTAAGACTGATGGCAAACCTCTGTCCCAGTCCGG ACACGCTGCTTTAATGAGGGCCCAGTGTTCTTCCTCTGTCTCTTCGGGAGCTTCAAGATCAGTTTCTAATGGAATCGGTTCCAGTAGCAGAGGCCACAATAGCAA CACCAGCCGAGCCATCCCCACTTCGGTATCGGCGCAGAACGTGGCGCAGCCGCAGGCCTCGTTTCAGGCGGGGATG ACGGAGGAGCAGGCCTTACAAAGAGCTGTAGAGATGTCCCTGGCGGAGTCCAGACAAGACACTCCGCCAGCCCTCAG ccCGCAGGAGCAGGAGGACCTGGCGTTGGCTCAGGCCCTGGCCGCCAGTGAAGAAGAATACAGACGCCAGCAGCAGAGACAACAG GGCAGAGAGTCAAAACAGTCCAACTGCAGCCTTTCTTAA
- the LOC133651705 gene encoding AN1-type zinc finger protein 2B-like isoform X3: MEFPDLGEHCSEKTCKRLDFLPMKCDACEEIFCKDHITYEHHKCTSSYKKDVQVPVCPLCNTPIPTKRGEMPDIKVGEHIDRDCKSDPAQRKRKIFTNRCSKGGCKQKEMMRVTCGQCHLNYCLKHRHPLDHDCKTDGKPLSQSG; the protein is encoded by the exons ATGGAGTTTCCAGATCTGGGAGAACACTGCTCCGAGAAGACCTGCAAGCGTTTAG ACTTCCTTCCTATGAAATGTGATGCCTGTGAGGAGATATTCTGCAAGGACCACATCACCTACGAGCACCACAAATGTACCTCGTCCTAcaaaaag GATGTACAAGTTCCAGTATGTCCTCTGTGCAACACCCCGATTCCCACCAAGAGAGGAGAGATGCCCGATATCAAAGTCGGGGAACACATCGATCGGGATTGCAAATCGGACCCTGCACAAAGaaaaagaaag ATATTCACCAACAGGTGTTCCAAAGGCGGCTGCAAGCAGAAGGAAATGATGAGAGTCACGTGTGGCCAATGTCATTTAAACTACTGTCTTAAGCACAGACACCCTCTTGACCATGATTGTAAGACTGATGGCAAACCTCTGTCCCAGTCCGGGTAA